ATGTGAAAGCTAAGAAATTTCCGACTTTTGATGCTGACAGAGAATAGAATTCCACTTATAACGAGATTATTAGGATATGTACTAATTGTAATATATTATCGTTATCATGTTAAGGTTTTTTAATATAGTAATTCTGATAAACATAATTAATCAAGGAAAGACGCTCGTTGTGCCTTACCTATTTGGCTATCCCTGCTATTTCTTTATGTTAATATAGGTACAGAATCAGGGGGAGTGTCAATATGTATTATCCGTTGCGTACAAGTAGGCGACGCCTGAAATAACGCGTCTAATAGGTCATGAATGGGGTGGAAGTCTTTGTcacaagtgacttgtgtccatattggacacaagtgagtaccaatacagaaatttggagtaccaatacagaataTGTTAGTATCAATACAAATTATGTGAATGCCAATAATAACACATATGACTTATATTGGTGGTATTTCTAAGCAATTTTGCATTTTGGTACTGACATATTATGTGTTGGTACTCAAGATGATTGTATTTGGATCACTTGTGTCCATGtggacacaagtcacttgaGGTTTAGAAACCCTCCATGAATGGGCTGGTATTTAGAAATACGTGGTATGTGTAATGTGTTACATACGGGATTATCCTCAGAGGTTGTTCCTTTGGCCTGCCCCACTTTGCCTCACAAGCAGTCGGAATAGAATGGCTTTATCGCATTCCATATATTATCCCTCTCACTAAACACACATTGAATCAATACGTATAGTTGTTCATACACTTAAAAATGAGTTTGAAGTGTGATATTCAACAAGTATGGACAATTGTGTCATTCTTCGACAAGAAAAAACTTTTCATCTGGTGCAGGGTCTAAAAGGTCAATTAACGCGGGTAAACAAGACCCACGTCATGGCTCACAAGCCATCACAGATACAGTTAGATTTGCTTCGACCTATCTTGAGATAGATTGtaattttagttttagttaactttttttttttttttcttccaatCTTTCACTTAtgttaagaaaaaaaatggcTCGCGGTATCCAACAAATGGTATAATCAAACATCCAAAACTTAAGTAGATGCATTTGAGAGGGAGAGACTATTTGGAGCACTGTAATTGTCAATTGATCATGATCGAGTAAAATGGGTGGTTTAATTCCGTGGTTCGTAACAAAAAAAGATTCTAAAAGTCGCAATATAGAATATAAATGGATCTTTTATTTTAAGGCCAAGATTAAATATAACTATTTTCAAAGCTAGGGACAAGAATAACTTTGTCACCATGCTAAGGAACACCAATTAACTATGAGTGAATTCTATGTGGCTACACCACCAAGCACTTTGgattctacttttttttttttttattattattattattattattattttcaagctTTGATAAATTAAAATTGCAAGTTGCATTTGAAGTGGGTCTAAACCACACATAAATCCAAGAAGCCTATGTCCTATGGGAAAATATAATTGATGCATTTTCACGGTTTATTATTGTTTTCATTTGTTCCCGTGATTGATATCTAAATTGTAATTGGTGTACGTTCTACAATCTATTTTTGGGGTTTGTTTATGATGTTACTTTCATTACATTTTTGGTCTCATGGGATACCTCAAAAGTTGGATCTATCAACAAGTTATATCTTTGGATTTTTTTGGATCTTAGGTGACAACTTTATTTTAACTTTGCTATTATCGATCTCTAACGTAATTAAcatctactacctccgtttctgaaagttttttacgctttggaaaatgtgcccaaagtataaaaactttgaccgtaaattctcactattatatacatcaaaatgttacatgtaagatcttgtcagATTGGTCTTGGTATGTATTttcacaatatcaaatttttataattttttcacatacgaaattggatatattagtagttaaatattgcattggaatttgtgcaaatagtaactgtaaggatctttttgaaacggaggaagtatctaACAATTTATGATACTTATATATCCTCTACTTAGACTACCACTGTGATGAAAATGGTTATATGCATTAGGTGCACCAAAATTTTGCGTTCATTTCATAAATGTTGGTAATATACTTTGGTTGCACCATGGTGCATACAATCATTTATTTCTATATATAAAGGATATGATGCTGATTACTGATACTTCTTACATGCATCAAAGAGTAAGATGAATAAACCCGAGTGCATACTAGATACttgattcaatgattttagACAAACCGTTATCTTTCACTAGAAGGCGGCCGAGTTAATTaactactactccctccgtcccggattactcgatccggtttgaccggcacagagtttaaggaaattgaattgacttatttaatttaataggtagtagttgatagtggggtattattttaatgtagttagtgggaaatgtgtaaaggggtggggttgggggagagtaggggttgaatttttaattattttttgtatggagtagggggtaggtgggttaatagggttggagtgagaaataatataatattgttagaatatttccatttttagaaacaggtcaagtattaagggacggcccgataaggaaaacaggtcaagtattccgggacggagggagtattctacAAATGGCCACAGCTTTAGCGATTAATGCGGAGGAGGAATTGAACCTAGCTAAGCTAACTAGCTAAGCTATATTGAGAGTAAGTCTAAACAGCACCAGAAATAGAAGAAATAATATCTAAATGCACTAAGATGAAATAATTCATCAAGTTGCAATCTATCAATCTTTATCTCGATCTATAACATGTTTGAATGTATGGTTGTTTTTTCATTTGCCTCGTATGATCTTCTCATCATCTTAGATATTACAATTTGACTTTCTACATGAATAATTCTTAATTAAAGTGTCACATGATCTAAATCTTGTAAATGTCGGGGTGGGGTTAACGTAAGTACTAATCTTACTATTCAACAACGTatgcatttatttattttatttatttatttatttcatgtaTACTTGCCTTCAATCAAGGGAATTGAATAATTATATTCACGATTTTGACATACGCAATAATGTATATTACCTCCATTTCATTAAGTTCTTTAtactttgaaaaatgtgtctaaaaatcaaattttgatCATAGATTCGTCTCAGaatgtattttttaaatatcattatttaataattttttgtcatacaaaattgaatatattaacggtcaaataTTACACCGAAGTCCGtacaaatagtaagtgtaaagatctttttaaaacagaggtagtataaTTTAAGGATTAAATACATTTTCTAATGTCGTATTTTGAACATTTAGCTAGTTCAAATGTTACAATCCTATTTATAATAGTTCTTAATCATTTTAGGAACCAAATGAACATTTATGACcccaaaattatgaaaatatcaTAAACTAtgaacgatatttttataattacTACGTATATATGTACACTAATTATAATAATGATCGAGTGTAAGCATATATGATATAATAAGAAGTATGATAGTTGCTGCTACTAGGAATGAACGATGTCTCGGTGCATTAACAAATTAAAGACTGATAATTTGTATACAATTGATCACATATTTTAACCCACCCTCTCCAATTTATGATGTATTATGCCTAGAGGTTCATtcacataaaaaaaataataaaaaaaaaaaactaacctaAAAATAAACTAGGTACACACTTCGTATACAAGTTAGTAAAAACTGTCCGTACGTTTTGTTAACTAGAGGCGGCTAGCAAGTTGAAGAATATTAGAGCACCCAATGTAAGAACAAAGAAGCATATAAAATACAATCAAATATTGAATCGTAATTAAGCTATAATTAAATAGGCATTAATTAGGGGAGATTCCCTTGTGCTATAATTGGCTCCATCGTATTTTGTATCCAAGTACTAATTAAACAACCCTCCCTCTAAAGTCTAAACATATTCTCTAGTTGACATTATTACATTACATTAATTCTTTGCATTCTACAAGTTGTTCAATTTTACATTACATTCTACACTCATGCGTAATCCTTTCGATTATATAATATTGCATATTTGCATGCATATCCATCTTACCACGAATTATATTCTCTTCTACGGTTTTCGATTGCACGAAGTGGGTTGATGACATTATTGTAAGCTAAAATGCACTCAAAGTGTCATAAGATTAAACTCTAAAAGTTAAATTAACAGGTTGAAATATATATGCTCTCCTTTTTAATAAGTCAAAATTAGATTGGTAGATCAATTTTCGTTGTCTATTTAATGAAAATACaacaatttttaaaaaatcaaaaaatagaaGTTGAAGTTGTTAAAGAACACAATTAAAGCAAGTTCCCTGTTTAGGAAAGGCATTAAGAAAAGAAAGATGTGATAGAAGAGGAGTATGATGAACCTTAACCCCACCTCCCATATTCTtttgaaaagaagaaaaaagggTAGAAAATGGTGGTTAAGTGATGACAATATGATCATCAAAAACAACCCACAAAAGGTccacaaaacaaacaaacataaataatataatGTGCATTATTATATTTCCCATTATTGTTTTTCTAATGTACATGTAACAATTGCACGTCATGCAAAGGACACTTGAGAGCTAGAAAATTTAACATTactattattaatagtagaatCTTTTAGCAACTAAAAAAGAATCTAATATTGAATCTTTTGTACATAGATTTCCCCACATCACCAATTATTTTTAAACTTGAGATTTAAACCTAACTTATCTACCCCACCATTTCCTTGCATCACCCAAAGTCCAATTTTTGTAaagcttctttttttttctttttcttttttttcctttgtaaatatttccatttttttttatgattgaGATGATAGATGCTTTGGCTTCTTTATTGGAGGTTTCCCCTTTGCATTTGCACTAATTTGGTTATAATAATTTCATTCTTCTCATCCTCTCCTTTAATGTCTCTCTTTCTTTAAAGCGTAGTCTAGTAATCTAGTATCAAATGAATAATGATAGATGATGTATATATACGAGGTTAAAATGACTTAGTTTATAATTATATGAAATAGGTACGAAGTATGTTTTTGTGATTAAAATCATAGGGGAAATGGATAAATTTAACTCTTTTACAATATTGAAATTTATTCTGTCTTCGTGTTAATTTACTTCTTTTGGATTATAACGTTATAATAGCCTTATACTACACAAATATTTGGCTATTTGCGATTGTCTTTTGAGATATTATGCATaattacattttttttgttttgacatCGGAATTGCGTTGGTTTTGAAGACATGTAATGGTGTTGGTGTTATTGATGTCATATcaatttgaatttagaaaaaTTCTTTGTTTAATTATGCATTTCATAACGcataattaatagtttaaaataGTATAAAGATTGCAATTTTATTAATCGAAAACTTCAGACCAAGTTGAACATTGGATCCGAATTATTATCTTATGCACATCATGAAAAGGCATTTTCTATTGAAAAAATAGCGGAAAATGACTCCTTATACAAACCCGaccatttaattaaactatgATTTTGAATGAAATGATTGCATAACCATACCCTAACTATTTTTCTAATTTGTTCCTTGTTGAAAGTTTGAAATCCTTTAACTTTATACCATTTCAAGTAAGTTGTATTCACCATAATTATTTTTGttcaataaatattatttactAAATAAAAATTGATATAGTTAAATTAAATTTAGTGATTAATGATTATTTTTAGTCATTAAATTAAGTTGATTTTATTGTTCACTATTGTATAATATATTTATAACTATTCATTTCAAAGTGACAAACTATATTCATTTATAatagtgtatatatatatatattttttttttgatagcaCAAGAACACTAAAAGTCAAACCATCAGTCCTTTCCTTACCTTAGTGGCAAGTATATGGGCTGAGTTAACCATGGAACGACTTACTTTGTTACACACAACATAATCTAAAGACGAAGCAAGCAGGAGAATGTCTGAGATAATATGGTGTATACGAACGAGGTtgttttttcggatatcagatatgtgtggcaacacacatatcagctaaaagacaaatagctaaaagacaaaaaaggaagtaccatttatgttaaaaaagtaccattctgtaaaaaaaaagtaccattcaattaaaaaaagtaccatttttgtttaaaaaagtaccatttaatttcttttttgtcatttttcttattttgtcttttgttatGATATGCATTTGTCCACaaatatctgatatccgaaaatacttcctcgTATACGAACATCCACCAGCGTCGGACGGAAAACGCATCAACTGCATTCTGGCAGTCCATCTTGATAAGAACATTCCTTGAGACATGAGCAACTCCCTTCAGACCTTCCTAAATCGCCAAACATTCAGCCTGTAAGGAAAAATTTGCACAAACTCTAATCCAACCTTGGATGTGGCGATCTGAATCCCTTTCTCCTTGCCATGCAATAGCCGCTCGATCCCCACTCTTTCTTGCTTCTATGATTCAATTTTGTGCACATGACATTATGCTCTAATTCACAGTATATAACACAACCCTCGTCCCATAGTCCCACCCCCACTCCTACCCCTTATTCGAGTGAGGTGAGTTTATGTGACCTATTATCAGCCTAATAATAACCTTTTCAAACCTCACAATCATAGTACAACAAAATTTATTGATGAGGTATTGGCCTAGTGCCAAAAACTAATTAAGTGTCTATATATGTATGATAATTTACAAGTTTGATACTTCTTCCTCCTTGTCTTTGTGACACATTCAAACTAGAAAAAAGGACTATGAACGATAAAATTCCCCTTATGTTTTGCACTTTTCCTAAAATATGCCTTTGTTATGACCTAAGAAATGAAGTTGTTATCaaacatcaaacataaatatgaCCTCAATCTAAATCACTACCCTTGTTCCCCCACTATTCTCAAAGTAGAGTGGTAGAGCTAGACTTAAATTATATAAGTTCAAAATACTTACTACGCCTCAAGTCTTATATGtgaccagccacaccatcaacttgatggtgtgagtGTGTGACATGTTCATACTTATAAATAAGCCTAACGTGTTTAAAgcctagaaaataaagtaacatcagcaaagaatataaagtaacatcagcatAGAAACTAAAGTAACATaaagaacctctaacatgaaattgaagaaaatgcaataaaataagaaaagtaacagcgaaaataatgtataagtaacactagcatagaaagtcaagtaacatcagTTATACAataaacctctaacatgaagTTGAATAAACTGCAATAACTAAAAGGTAACACCAGCataaaaagtcaagtaacaccagtctatataAGGAACCtcgaacatgaaattcaagaaattgtAGTATAACAAGAAAATAACAACGAATACAACGTATAAGTAACATTATCATacaaagtcaagtaacactggtctatatacaaggaacctctaacatgaaactgcaataaaacaagaaaagtaacaacaaatgccatgtataagtaacactaacatagaaaatcaagtaatatcagtctatacaaggaacctctaatatgaaattcaagaaactgcAGAAAAACAATAAAAGTAACAGGAAATataacaccagcatagaaagtcaaATAATAACTTTCTCCGTATTAGCTACgcgcgtcacaccatcaagttgatggtgtagTTGATCACACATGAGATGCACTGCTTACTACGTGCTTCTTTCTACCGGCCAAACATAGAGATTCACTAACAATGGGCAACTGCcaatggttttccgtttttgtGCACCTTTTTATTTTACTTCTATTTAAGTAGtacgataaaaaaaaatctacaagATGATGATGCAATTAACACTAACCAATTAAAGGAATCATATTGCATCATCTTGAATCTATTGCATACCACTCAAAGTACAATCATAATCAagtttaaaacataaaacattATTAGCAAATAAACAATAAGTTTACTATAATCTCCAACACCTTAGTTAACATGGACCACTTTTGCACTCTTTGGCTCTTTACCCATCAAGTTGGAGTACTCTATTTttataatgaatattaaactaaTGGTCGTTGGATTGAACGCAGGAAATTTAACTTATTTCGTTAACTTACAATtctaagtaaatttcattttttgaaaagtgtaatttattatttgattAACACTTTGTTTGGATAAGAGCAATGAGAAGAAAGGAAAAACAAGGAGAATAAACTCCCTTGTTTGGATAAAGGTGTGGAAATTGAAGGAACGGGAGGGAGACATAATGCGATCGATTTTCCATCTCTACTTAATTACTACAATATACAATATCCCTCCaaattggagagatttggaggCCACGGAAAATGGATCACCTTCTTCCTCCCTTCGTTTCGTTTCCCCTCCCCTCCCTTCCCTTCTACTTCGTATATTGCAATCCTTCCCTTCCACGGAGTACTACGTATATTGCAATCCAAACACACGTAAGTTAGTAGTGGAAACAAAATAAATCACTTTCTTCAATTCGTTGATGGTATAATTTATTTCTATATTGATTTTTATGTCAACCTTAAACAAACGCTTACAATTTTTACAAGTTTAGATCAAAGAAGTTTCAGTTTCACCAAGTTTTATGTCATGTCTCTTTATATACCTGAATAGTTATGTTCTTATGTAATACTTCGTACGTAGAAGTGGCTAATTTAGTAGTAATATACGTTTATACATAATATAGAAGTACACTGCATGATAATGTAATTTAGTAGGTTAAGGAATCATATGACATCACACTCACCAAATTAAATCATAATTACGGAGTATAGTTTAGTGGAACTTAGGAAAGTTTATAGACCATTAGGAACAAAACAATGTACTTAATACTCATTAACATTCTCTAAAACTAACATAATTTAATCCACTTTTGCACCCTTTTCCCATCAACTTGGCACAAAGTTGCTGACTTCATTctatttttttataacaaaGAGGGAACCAGTCCATGTAAAATAGCATAATCATTACGTATTTGACATTAATAAGTATTATGCTATATATTTGGATCTTTTTGGTTAGTTGTAAAGAAGTTGGCTATCACTTAATAAAAGTCTTACAAATCTAGTTAAAGTATCACTAATTTAGATATTCAACTTACGACTTAATCTATTCATCTGATTTTTACTTATATGGATTTAACTGATGTTAATTGAACTTCACAACTGTACATGGTAGGGAGTACTTTGTTAACACTTGTATATCAAACTTGTCATATTTAAACTTATCTTCTGTTCACCttaacttcacttatttcatgaaaaatataTTCCGTTTAGTTCAGGATAtataagggttgaccaaattcaatttataactaaaataagttttgataaattttaataagttcagctaagtttagaaaaaaagaaaaaatcaggtgaatagaacgtaCCCTTAATGCCTGAGCTTTTTTCCCCTAAAATAAGGGGAACTAAGATCAACATAACGCAATAATCTCCAGAATCAGCAGCAAAATAGTCTCCAGAATCAGCAGCAAAATAGCTGAATGACAAAGGTATATACAGAAAGATGGTGGAGCAAATAAAAAGCTGGAGTCAATTCTCTTTCTTATTGCTTAGTTAAAAAAATTAGTGTAAGGCTGCCATGGCCAAGAAGCTAGAAGGCAACACCAGCAGACGCATGTTTTGATCTGTATCCGTTAAAATTGTATCGAAATCTGTATATTGAtaccttcaaaaaaaatcaGTTACTGGTAGAAGTAGAACCAGCCTTACCCCAGTGCAAGAACTTCTTAACTTCATCGTATAAAACAAGAATGGCAGCAGCACCAGTACTCCTAAACATGTTTGAAATTGCCCCTCGATAAAATGAGGTTAACCCTTCTGTCCTATATATTGTCTTCCAACAATCAACAGTTTTCCTGTACATTGGTTCCTTGAGACCAGATTGCATCATCATACGCCTTCGAACTGTATCAAATGGATAAGATAACAACCCAGCAGAAGTTGTCACTACTTGTGCTGCCAACCAGCGTTTCCACAATGCTAATTCTACAGCATCTTTGGCAAGAACATCTTTAACTGTATCAAATCCACCAAAGTATAGACCACGATGAATAACCATTCCATGGAAAGATGCAGGGAGTCCTCTGTAAAGTCCACGGACACCTTCTACCCTGTAAACACTAGTTAGGAAGTGGTATATTCCCCTAAATTGACGAGCATCAGCCTTCCCAATGTCTGCAGCTAATCGTGTGTGAGCAATATCGAGCGGATAAACGATGATCAATGTGGTGCAACCAGCAGCGGCCCCGGCAAAAAAGTTGGCAGCTACACCGGTCATAATGGGCTGGCCATCACTGTCATTTTTTAGTACATCTCGGTAAAGATCCTGCAACAAGAAAACAACCAGATATAAAATACATTTACATAATTTTGTTTATAAGTAAATGTAAAGTCCAAACTGATTTTTAGTACAAGATAACAGATAGTAATACAAGATGTACAGAAGTCGGATTGTTTGAGAATAAAGTCATTGATTATAGGAGGTTCCTACTATTATTGAAGTATGTTCCTCCCAAATCACTCAGCAAGGTATAGTACAGTACACTTTTAATAGTTCTAAATTTTAAACAGGTATCTTTCAACCaaatcacaacacacacaacTTCCTTCACAACTCCCCTACCGCAACTCACTCCACATCTATGTTGCTAGTTCATGACCAGCATTAATTATGCAATACACGAATGATAAAACAGAAACAGCAATGTTTCCCCCAACAAGTTAAAACAGAAATAgccatcccccccccccccacaacaAAAGTTACCATTTTTAGGAGGCTTCAAAACTTGACCACATCATAGTTAAAGCTGTCAGCTATTACGACAGTCACGAGTTATGACTTGAGTTCCTTGAATAATAATGGTAGTGCGCTAGTGGCTGACAAAATTGACGAGCGAGTCGCATTAACACAGAATTACCACAATTTGCAGTGTCTATTGCTATACAACGGGTAAGCGTATCACCCAGATTAACTATATCCAGAAAGACACCCAAGAGAAGAAACTTGGGCCTCCCACTTACAAGATATTTTACTGAGAAAGTTTCCTTAACCTGACGTAAGTTTTTTGGGACTGCAATGAAACCAAAACAGGGAATAGTTAAAGCCATTTTCTTTCCAACGATTGTGGATACTGAAGCATACAGTTCAATTTTCTATTCTTTGTCCAGCTCTTGTTTTGTTGATGCACATCAAGCACATGCTGCACTCTAAAATATACTGTATCTCTTAGATGGCTTCTAACATGTACACCAGAAAGATCCTAATAAAATAACAGCTTTTAAAACATTTCAAATGTTGAAATATTCAATTTTCTTCCCTAAAAGACACTGCCCAAGCATTGCATCGTCACAACTCCATGAAACACAATCAATTATTTACATGATATAAAACCCCTCATAACAACCAGAATAGCAAAGTAGGGGCCAGGGAGAAGAGAACTTCCGCTGCCTTAACCCCAGCAAATCAAACTGAATTGGCACTTCAGAGTTCAAGTCCTGaccaatttagcataatttgtAACTTATAAGTTCAACATCTGTTGTCTGATACTGCTATTACTACTCAAGACCAAACATgtcaaaaaatattaaattcctAACCAACCTTCATCATACCCAGTGACTGAAAGAAGCACCATGATCATTTCGATAACTTAGTTTGGACAGCCCCAGTCTCATGTGCACTTTCCATCTCACAATGAAAATTCAGTGGAATTACATGACCATATATTTCCTTATATATGATTAGAAGTTGAAAGTTCGAAATCTAGAATACTGTAATTAGAAGTTCAAAACTGAATATTTGGAGAAACTGTATAGACAGAATCAAGTCGAGAGAAATAATTTTCCATAATGTCCACTAAGACAATCATACTTCGTAGTAGGTTAGGAGGAGTTTTAACATGGCTACAAATGGATAAAAGTGAGCTTAACTTTGAGTAAATACGGAATACACTCAAATAAAATATTTGGGTTCAGCATTGGACTTCCAAATTCAAACCCATATGACTTTTGGCTTGAATTAAACAGTCTAATTAAAAGTTCTGAGCTAATATTGTTTCTTCACAGACAACACACACCTCTCTCAATTCTCTAATGTACCAAAGTGCCAATCTGCCCGTCAGACAATCATTGCACTTTTTTATTTACCATGCTCCCCCTAGATCATAGCCTCGCCCTAGCAGCATCACTCCCTCAACAAACAGGTAGCCTAGGGTGCTACTGGGCACACGTGGGGAGTGCAAGAATAAACAACGAGAACATAGACATGCAAGGGGAAAGGTGAGGCATTGGCTATTCAAGTAAAACTTCAGATCAACTTTGTTATTAGCATTTTTGTTATTTATGGGTACATAAGGCACAAAACAACAGATAATCAGTTTAAACACATTTGAAAAAAATACTATTGTAGAAGTACCAGGCTTCactattttgaaaattagtACAAGTGTAGCCTCTTTACATATGTTATTTAGCTGAGGAAGtgaggcagcacgctgcccgaGAAAGCCGAGGGGAATATTTGAGAGAAAGAACTGCTAGTTGGGTGGAGGTAGACAGGAAGGGGAATTTGGTGACTTTGATGGAGTTAAGCTAAAGGTTGGGGTCCAACCTTTTGGTTTTTTCACCCTTTAGGAcctcaaccttttttttttcaccttttggggaCTAATGTTCATTTTCCGGCCAGTTAACCATAGTTTAACTTACCGTTAACCATACTATCACTCAAACAATAAATTAAGACAAAGGTTAGGGtccaacttttttattttttcaccgtttaggacccgaatattttttttcaccttttgggacCTCATATCCATATTTTGTATACCAACGTTatttactataaaaaaaaatcaggaaatgcaaaaaaaaaagctatcgctcaaattaataattataataatagttattaatatttttatttttattaat
This sequence is a window from Spinacia oleracea cultivar Varoflay chromosome 1, BTI_SOV_V1, whole genome shotgun sequence. Protein-coding genes within it:
- the LOC110795884 gene encoding probable ADP,ATP carrier protein At5g56450 gives rise to the protein MMLEDEGDENPSKSKPATWSSFSSWRYATSFKRDLMAGAVMGGVVHTIVAPIERAKLLLQTQESNIAIGVGKHRKFKGMLDCIVSMVKEEGFVALWRGNGSSVLRYYPSVALNFSLKDLYRDVLKNDSDGQPIMTGVAANFFAGAAAGCTTLIIVYPLDIAHTRLAADIGKADARQFRGIYHFLTSVYRVEGVRGLYRGLPASFHGMVIHRGLYFGGFDTVKDVLAKDAVELALWKRWLAAQVVTTSAGLLSYPFDTVRRRMMMQSGLKEPMYRKTVDCWKTIYRTEGLTSFYRGAISNMFRSTGAAAILVLYDEVKKFLHWGKAGSTSTSN